One part of the Streptomyces nigra genome encodes these proteins:
- the nuoH gene encoding NADH-quinone oxidoreductase subunit NuoH, with translation MSGYYLAAEDLSMFGRDPWWLVAVKAVFCFAFLMVTVLFSIVWERKVVAWMQLRIGPNRHGPWGMLQSLADGIKLMLKEDVIVKRADKVVYVLAPIVAAIPAFMAIAVIPFGPAGNEISIFGQRTTMQLTDLPIAMLYILAVASVGIYGIVLAGWSSGSTYPLLGGLRSCAQMISYEIAMGAAFASVFLYSGSMSTSAIVEAQQDRWYIVLLPVSFLIYIVTMVGETNRAPFDMPESEGDLVGGFNTEYSSIKFAMFMLAEYVNMVTVSAVSVTLFLGGWRAPYPISSFWEGANHGWWPMLWFVVKVQLLLFFFIWLRGTLPRVRYDQLMKLGWKVLIPVSVVWLMLVATVRTLRNENYDFADIALYVGGGVIALLLLSFVADLFRERAKGGERPAEEPAAFDPMAGGFPVPPLPGQELPPVPRRAPRRERELIVSGGSDTHSDGSLDGKEASDG, from the coding sequence ATGAGCGGGTACTACCTCGCCGCTGAGGACCTCTCGATGTTCGGCCGCGACCCCTGGTGGCTGGTCGCCGTCAAGGCGGTGTTCTGCTTCGCCTTCCTGATGGTGACCGTGCTCTTCTCGATCGTCTGGGAGCGCAAGGTCGTCGCGTGGATGCAGCTGCGCATCGGCCCCAACCGGCACGGCCCCTGGGGCATGCTCCAGTCGCTCGCCGACGGCATCAAGCTGATGCTGAAGGAAGACGTCATCGTCAAGCGCGCCGACAAGGTGGTGTACGTCCTCGCGCCGATCGTCGCGGCCATCCCCGCCTTCATGGCGATCGCGGTGATCCCCTTCGGCCCGGCCGGCAACGAGATCTCGATCTTCGGCCAGCGCACCACGATGCAGCTCACCGACCTGCCGATCGCGATGCTCTACATCCTCGCGGTCGCCTCGGTCGGCATCTACGGCATCGTGCTCGCGGGCTGGAGCTCGGGATCGACGTACCCGCTGCTCGGCGGTCTGCGCTCGTGCGCCCAGATGATCTCCTACGAGATCGCGATGGGCGCCGCGTTCGCCTCGGTGTTCCTCTACTCCGGGTCGATGTCCACCTCGGCGATCGTCGAGGCGCAGCAGGACCGCTGGTACATCGTGCTGCTGCCGGTGTCCTTCCTGATCTACATCGTGACGATGGTCGGCGAGACCAACCGCGCCCCCTTCGACATGCCGGAGTCCGAGGGCGACCTGGTCGGCGGCTTCAACACCGAGTACTCGTCGATCAAGTTCGCGATGTTCATGCTCGCCGAGTACGTGAACATGGTGACGGTCTCCGCGGTGTCCGTGACGCTCTTCCTGGGCGGCTGGCGCGCGCCGTACCCGATCAGCTCCTTCTGGGAGGGCGCGAACCACGGCTGGTGGCCGATGCTCTGGTTCGTCGTCAAGGTGCAGCTGCTGCTGTTCTTCTTCATCTGGCTGCGCGGCACGCTTCCGCGGGTGCGCTACGACCAGTTGATGAAGCTCGGCTGGAAGGTCCTCATCCCGGTCTCCGTCGTCTGGCTGATGCTGGTCGCGACCGTGCGGACGCTGCGCAACGAGAACTACGACTTCGCCGACATCGCCCTGTACGTCGGCGGCGGCGTCATCGCGCTGCTGCTGCTCTCCTTCGTCGCGGACCTGTTCCGCGAACGCGCGAAGGGCGGCGAGCGGCCTGCCGAGGAACCCGCCGCGTTCGACCCGATGGCCGGCGGATTCCCCGTGCCGCCGCTGCCCGGACAGGAGTTGCCGCCGGTCCCGCGGCGCGCTCCGCGCCGGGAGCGGGAGCTGATTGTCAGTGGCGGGTCCGATACTCACAGTGACGGATCTCTGGATGGAAAGGAGGCGTCCGATGGCTGA
- the nuoI gene encoding NADH-quinone oxidoreductase subunit NuoI: MAEEPKEAGQTKPGFQNPVAGFGVTFKAMFKKRLTEQYPEQQKTTAPRFHGRHQLNRHPDGLEKCVGCELCAWACPADAIYVEGADNTDEERYSPGERYGRVYQINYARCILCGLCIEACPTRALTMTNEFELADSSRANLIYTKEQLLAGLEEGMVDTPHAIYPGTDEQDYYRGLVTEAAPGTTQQVAVSKGEVPQEAASTFGEDEPASGKVVGR, from the coding sequence ATGGCTGAGGAGCCCAAGGAGGCCGGGCAGACGAAGCCTGGCTTCCAGAACCCGGTAGCCGGCTTCGGCGTGACCTTCAAGGCCATGTTCAAGAAGCGGCTGACCGAGCAGTACCCGGAGCAGCAGAAGACCACCGCTCCGCGTTTCCACGGACGGCACCAGCTCAACCGCCATCCGGACGGCCTGGAGAAGTGCGTCGGCTGCGAGCTGTGCGCCTGGGCCTGCCCCGCCGACGCCATCTACGTGGAGGGCGCCGACAACACCGACGAGGAGCGCTACTCGCCGGGCGAGCGGTACGGCCGCGTCTACCAGATCAACTACGCCCGCTGCATCCTGTGCGGCCTGTGCATCGAGGCGTGCCCCACGCGCGCGCTCACGATGACCAACGAGTTCGAGCTGGCCGACTCCAGCCGCGCCAACCTCATCTACACCAAGGAGCAGCTGCTCGCCGGTCTGGAGGAGGGCATGGTCGACACACCCCACGCCATCTACCCCGGGACCGACGAGCAGGACTACTACCGGGGGCTGGTGACGGAGGCCGCGCCGGGCACGACCCAGCAGGTCGCGGTCTCCAAGGGCGAGGTGCCGCAGGAGGCCGCGTCGACCTTCGGCGAGGACGAGCCGGCGTCGGGGAAGGTGGTCGGCCGATGA
- a CDS encoding NADH-quinone oxidoreductase subunit J — MSAQIAAAYSTSTGEAVQFWILGTVAVLGALCTVFLKRAVHSALCLAGTMIVLAVFYLANGAYFLGVVQIVVYTGAIMMLFLFVVMLVGVTAADSLKETIKGQRWLALLCGLGFGILLFAGIGNASLQQFAGLGQANANGNVEGLAALIFTKYVFAFEITGALLITAAVGAMVLTHRERTERAKTQREMAEERVRAGRHVPPLPAPGVYARHNAVDIAGLLPDGTPSDLTVSKTLRERGQIRDVSTEALNDLRALEQRAEERLERTAIEPATFKRPEEASK, encoded by the coding sequence ATGAGCGCGCAGATCGCCGCCGCCTACTCCACCTCCACCGGCGAGGCCGTGCAGTTCTGGATCCTCGGCACCGTCGCCGTGCTCGGCGCCCTGTGCACCGTCTTCCTCAAGAGGGCCGTGCACAGCGCGCTCTGCCTCGCCGGCACCATGATCGTCCTCGCGGTCTTCTACCTGGCCAACGGCGCCTACTTCCTGGGCGTCGTGCAGATCGTCGTCTACACCGGCGCGATCATGATGCTGTTCCTCTTCGTGGTGATGCTGGTCGGCGTGACGGCCGCGGACTCCCTGAAGGAGACCATCAAGGGCCAGCGCTGGCTGGCCCTTCTGTGTGGCCTCGGCTTCGGCATCCTGCTGTTCGCCGGCATCGGGAACGCCTCGCTGCAGCAGTTCGCCGGCCTCGGGCAGGCCAACGCGAACGGCAACGTGGAGGGCCTGGCCGCCCTCATCTTCACCAAGTACGTCTTCGCGTTCGAGATCACCGGCGCCCTGCTGATCACGGCCGCGGTCGGCGCCATGGTGCTGACGCACCGCGAGCGCACCGAACGCGCCAAGACCCAGCGGGAAATGGCCGAGGAGCGCGTGCGCGCCGGCCGGCACGTCCCGCCGCTCCCGGCCCCCGGCGTCTACGCCCGGCACAACGCCGTGGACATCGCCGGTCTGCTGCCCGACGGGACCCCGTCCGACCTCACCGTCAGCAAGACGCTGCGCGAGCGCGGACAGATCCGTGACGTGTCCACCGAGGCGCTCAACGACCTGCGGGCGCTGGAGCAGCGCGCGGAGGAGCGCCTGGAGCGGACCGCGATCGAGCCGGCCACCTTCAAGCGGCCGGAGGAGGCGTCCAAGTGA
- the nuoK gene encoding NADH-quinone oxidoreductase subunit NuoK: MNPVNYVYLAALLFTIGATGVLIRRNAIVVFMCIELMLNACNLTLVAFSRMHGNLDGQIIAFFTMVVAAAEVVVGLAIIVSLFRSRHSASVDDASLMKL, translated from the coding sequence GTGAACCCGGTCAACTACGTCTACCTCGCCGCCCTGCTGTTCACGATCGGCGCCACCGGCGTGCTGATCAGGCGCAACGCGATCGTCGTCTTCATGTGCATCGAGCTCATGCTGAACGCCTGCAACCTCACGCTCGTGGCGTTCTCCCGGATGCACGGCAATCTGGACGGCCAGATCATCGCCTTCTTCACGATGGTCGTGGCCGCCGCGGAGGTCGTCGTCGGACTCGCGATCATCGTGTCGCTGTTCCGTTCCCGCCACTCGGCCTCGGTCGACGACGCCAGCCTGATGAAGCTCTGA
- the nuoL gene encoding NADH-quinone oxidoreductase subunit L, translating to MENLIALLIAAPLLGAAVLLCGGRRLDAVGHWIGTLLSFVSFAFGVVLFADLLGRGAEERTLTSHLFTWIQVEGFQADIAFRLDQLSMTFVLLITGVGSLIHVYSIGYMEHDERRRRFFGYLNLFLAAMLLLVLADNYLLLYVGWEGVGLASYLLIGFWQHKPSAATAAKKAFLVNRVGDMGLSIAIMLMFLWFGTFAFGPLLGGEGEPGLAGDASEGKLTAIGLMLLLAACGKSAQVPLQSWLGDAMEGPTPVSALIHAATMVTAGVYLIVRSGAIFDAAPDAQLVVTIVGAVTLLFGAIVGCAKDDIKKALAGSTMSQIGYMILAAGLGPIGYVFAIMHLVTHGFFKAGLFLGAGSVMHGMNDEVDMRKYGGLRKYMPVTFVTFGLGYLAIIGFPGLSGFFSKDKIIEAAFAKGGTEGWILGACALLGAALTAYYMTRVMLMTFFGEERWRHTRTASPAEPSAEPAAETHGEHAEPHPHESPKVMTIPMIVLAVGSVAGGAFFSIGDRFVHWLEPITGHTHGHPPISAGTVTGATVACMVVGVALAWAQYGRRPVPVVAPRGSLLTRAARRDLYQDDFNHVVLVRGGEHLTRSLVYVDHTLVDGVVNGTAASVGGLSGRMRRLQNGFARSYAVSMFGGAAILVAATLLMRAV from the coding sequence GTGGAGAACCTGATCGCGCTGCTGATCGCGGCGCCCTTGCTCGGAGCGGCCGTCCTGCTGTGCGGTGGCCGGCGGCTCGACGCCGTCGGCCACTGGATCGGCACGCTCCTGTCGTTCGTCTCCTTCGCCTTCGGTGTGGTCCTCTTCGCCGATCTCCTCGGCAGGGGCGCCGAGGAGCGGACCCTGACGAGTCATCTGTTCACCTGGATCCAGGTGGAGGGTTTCCAGGCGGACATCGCCTTCCGCCTCGACCAGCTGTCGATGACCTTCGTGCTGCTGATCACCGGCGTCGGCTCGCTGATCCACGTGTACTCGATCGGGTACATGGAGCACGACGAGCGCCGGCGCCGCTTCTTCGGCTATCTGAACCTGTTCCTCGCGGCGATGCTGCTGCTCGTCCTCGCCGACAACTACCTGCTGCTGTACGTCGGCTGGGAGGGCGTCGGTCTCGCCTCGTACCTGCTGATCGGCTTCTGGCAGCACAAGCCCAGCGCCGCCACCGCCGCGAAGAAGGCCTTCCTGGTCAACCGCGTCGGTGACATGGGACTGTCCATCGCGATCATGCTGATGTTCCTCTGGTTCGGCACCTTCGCCTTCGGGCCGCTGCTCGGCGGCGAGGGGGAGCCGGGTCTCGCCGGGGACGCGAGCGAGGGCAAGCTCACCGCGATCGGCCTGATGCTGCTGCTCGCCGCGTGCGGCAAGTCCGCCCAGGTGCCGCTGCAGTCCTGGCTCGGGGACGCGATGGAGGGCCCGACCCCGGTCTCGGCCCTCATCCACGCCGCGACGATGGTGACCGCGGGCGTCTATCTGATCGTCCGCTCCGGCGCCATCTTCGACGCGGCGCCCGACGCACAGCTGGTCGTCACGATCGTCGGCGCCGTCACGCTCCTGTTCGGTGCGATCGTCGGTTGTGCGAAGGACGACATCAAGAAGGCGCTGGCCGGCTCGACCATGTCGCAGATCGGCTACATGATCCTCGCCGCGGGCCTCGGCCCCATCGGCTACGTCTTCGCGATCATGCACCTGGTGACGCACGGCTTCTTCAAGGCCGGGCTGTTCCTCGGTGCCGGATCCGTCATGCACGGCATGAACGACGAGGTCGACATGCGCAAGTACGGCGGCCTGCGCAAGTACATGCCGGTCACCTTCGTGACGTTCGGCCTCGGCTACCTCGCGATCATCGGCTTCCCGGGCCTGTCCGGCTTCTTCTCCAAGGACAAGATCATCGAGGCGGCGTTCGCCAAGGGCGGCACCGAGGGCTGGATCCTCGGCGCCTGCGCCCTGCTCGGCGCGGCCCTCACCGCGTACTACATGACGCGCGTGATGCTGATGACGTTCTTCGGTGAGGAGCGCTGGCGGCACACCAGGACCGCCTCCCCGGCCGAGCCCAGCGCGGAGCCCGCCGCCGAGACGCACGGCGAGCACGCGGAGCCGCACCCGCACGAGTCGCCCAAGGTCATGACGATCCCCATGATCGTGCTGGCGGTCGGCTCGGTGGCCGGCGGCGCTTTCTTCAGCATCGGCGACCGCTTCGTGCACTGGCTCGAGCCCATCACCGGGCACACGCACGGCCATCCGCCGATCAGCGCGGGCACCGTCACCGGCGCGACCGTGGCGTGCATGGTCGTCGGCGTCGCCCTCGCCTGGGCCCAGTACGGCAGGCGCCCGGTCCCGGTGGTCGCCCCGCGCGGGTCGCTGCTCACCCGGGCGGCCCGGCGCGACCTGTACCAGGACGACTTCAACCACGTCGTCCTGGTGCGCGGCGGCGAGCACCTCACACGCTCCCTGGTCTACGTCGACCACACCCTGGTCGACGGTGTCGTCAACGGCACGGCGGCCTCGGTCGGCGGCCTGTCCGGACGGATGCGCAGGCTCCAGAACGGCTTCGCGCGGTCGTACGCGGTCTCGATGTTCGGCGGTGCGGCGATCCTCGTCGCCGCGACCCTGCTGATGAGGGCGGTCTGA
- a CDS encoding NADH-quinone oxidoreductase subunit M, which produces MSFPLLTATAALPAIGAIATAAVPAARRTAAKWLALFFSLGTLALAIAVLVRFDPDGDRYQLTESHSWIADFGVRYELGVDGIGVALVALTALLIPFIVLAGWHDADPLETGSRRWRPTQGFFALILAVEAMVILSFEATDVFLFYIFFEAMLIPMYFLIGGFGDRAHEHGEKVASTQRSYAAVKFLLYNLVGGLIMLAAVIGLYVVAGNFSLQEIAEARANGSLDMATNTERWLFLGFFFAFAVKAPLWPLHTWLPNAMQEATAPVAVLITAVVDKVGTFAMLRFCLQLFPEASKWATPAILVLALISIVYGALLAVGQRDIKRLIAYASISHFGFIIMGIFAMTSQGQSGATLYMVNHGISTAALMLVAGFLISRRGSRLIADYGGVQKVAPVLAGTFLIGGLATLSLPGLAPFVSEFLVLVGTFTRYPAIGIIATFGIVLAALYTLVLYQRTMTGPVKPEVSAMPDLRVREIAVVAPLIVLLVFLGVYPKPVTDIVNPAVKQTLSDVEKKDPQPEVEAAK; this is translated from the coding sequence ATGTCCTTTCCCCTGCTGACAGCCACGGCGGCGCTCCCGGCGATCGGGGCGATCGCCACGGCCGCCGTGCCGGCCGCCCGGCGCACCGCCGCCAAATGGCTGGCGCTGTTCTTCTCCCTCGGCACACTCGCCCTCGCGATCGCCGTCCTGGTCCGGTTCGACCCGGACGGCGACCGCTACCAGCTCACCGAATCGCACTCCTGGATCGCCGACTTCGGGGTCCGCTACGAGCTCGGCGTGGACGGCATCGGGGTGGCGCTCGTCGCGTTGACGGCGCTGCTGATCCCGTTCATCGTCCTCGCGGGCTGGCACGACGCCGATCCGCTGGAGACGGGAAGCCGGAGGTGGCGGCCGACGCAGGGCTTCTTCGCCCTGATCCTGGCCGTCGAGGCGATGGTGATCCTCTCCTTCGAGGCCACCGACGTCTTCCTCTTCTACATCTTCTTCGAAGCCATGCTCATCCCGATGTACTTCCTCATCGGCGGCTTCGGGGACCGTGCCCACGAGCACGGGGAGAAGGTCGCGTCGACGCAGCGGTCGTACGCCGCGGTGAAGTTCCTCCTCTACAACCTGGTCGGCGGACTGATCATGCTGGCCGCGGTGATCGGCCTGTACGTCGTCGCCGGGAACTTCAGCCTCCAGGAGATCGCCGAGGCCCGCGCCAACGGCTCGCTGGACATGGCGACGAACACCGAACGCTGGCTGTTCCTCGGCTTCTTCTTCGCCTTCGCGGTGAAGGCGCCGCTGTGGCCGCTGCACACCTGGCTGCCGAACGCGATGCAGGAGGCCACCGCCCCGGTCGCCGTTCTCATCACGGCGGTCGTCGACAAGGTCGGCACCTTCGCGATGCTCCGCTTCTGCCTCCAGCTCTTCCCGGAGGCCAGCAAGTGGGCCACGCCGGCCATCCTGGTGCTGGCGCTGATCAGCATCGTCTACGGGGCGCTGCTCGCGGTCGGCCAGCGGGACATCAAGCGCCTGATCGCCTACGCGTCGATCTCGCACTTCGGCTTCATCATCATGGGCATCTTCGCGATGACCAGTCAGGGCCAGTCCGGGGCGACGCTCTACATGGTCAACCACGGCATCTCGACGGCCGCGCTGATGCTGGTCGCCGGATTCCTGATCTCCCGGCGCGGCTCGCGGCTCATCGCGGACTACGGCGGGGTGCAGAAGGTCGCCCCGGTGCTCGCCGGCACCTTCCTGATCGGTGGCCTCGCGACACTGTCGCTGCCGGGTCTCGCGCCGTTCGTCAGCGAGTTCCTGGTCCTCGTCGGCACGTTCACGCGGTACCCGGCGATCGGCATCATCGCCACCTTCGGCATCGTGCTCGCCGCGCTCTACACCCTCGTCCTCTACCAGCGGACGATGACGGGCCCGGTGAAGCCGGAGGTCTCCGCGATGCCGGACCTCAGGGTGCGCGAGATCGCGGTCGTCGCGCCGCTGATCGTCCTGCTGGTCTTCCTGGGCGTCTACCCGAAGCCCGTCACGGACATCGTGAACCCGGCGGTCAAGCAGACCTTGTCCGACGTTGAGAAGAAGGACCCCCAGCCCGAGGTGGAGGCGGCCAAGTGA
- the nuoN gene encoding NADH-quinone oxidoreductase subunit NuoN, producing the protein MSASAVHSLWTTAADPISKIDTPKIEYAQLSPTLIVVGAAIIGVLIEAVVPRKSRYYAQVFVAVVALIASFAAVVALAAGGYATTKSGIAAMGAIAVDGPALFLQGTILLTAIVGLFTFAERRLDPAAHGNRVDSFAAQAASVPGSDSEKAAVKAGFTTTEVFPLLMFAVAGMLIFPSANDLLTLFIALEVFSLPLYLMCALARRKRLMSQEAAVKYFLLGAFASAFTLFGIALLYGYAGSVSYGTIARVVDGTVAEVTPALANTMGNDALLLVGAALIVMGLLFKVGAVPFHMWTPDVYQGAPTPVTGFMAAATKVAAFGALLRILYVVLPGLRWDWRPVMWGVAIVTMLGGAIIAITQTDIKRLLAYSSIAHAGFILAGVIATTPDGVSSVLFYLGAYSFVTIGAFAVVTLVRDAGGEATHLSKWAGLGRRSPLVAAVFAVFLLAFAGIPLTSGFAGKFAVFKAAAEGGAAPLVVVGVISSAIAAFFYIRVIVLMFFSEPRPEGPTVAVPSPLTMTAIGVGVAVTLVLGVAPQYFLDLASQAGVFVR; encoded by the coding sequence GTGAGCGCATCAGCCGTCCACAGCCTGTGGACAACCGCGGCCGACCCGATCTCGAAGATCGACACGCCGAAGATCGAGTACGCACAGCTCTCGCCCACCCTGATCGTCGTCGGCGCGGCGATCATCGGGGTGCTGATCGAGGCCGTCGTCCCGCGCAAGTCCCGTTACTACGCTCAGGTGTTCGTCGCCGTCGTGGCGCTCATCGCGTCCTTCGCGGCGGTCGTCGCGCTGGCCGCCGGCGGGTACGCCACGACCAAGTCGGGCATCGCCGCCATGGGCGCGATCGCCGTCGACGGACCCGCCCTGTTCCTGCAGGGCACCATCCTGCTGACGGCCATCGTCGGCCTGTTCACCTTCGCCGAGCGCCGGCTCGACCCCGCGGCGCACGGCAACCGCGTCGACTCCTTCGCCGCCCAGGCCGCGTCCGTGCCGGGCAGCGACAGCGAGAAGGCCGCCGTGAAGGCCGGGTTCACCACCACCGAGGTGTTCCCGCTGCTGATGTTCGCCGTCGCGGGCATGCTGATCTTCCCGTCGGCCAACGACCTGCTGACACTGTTCATCGCCCTGGAGGTCTTCTCCCTCCCGCTGTACCTGATGTGCGCGCTGGCCCGCCGCAAGCGGCTCATGTCGCAGGAGGCCGCGGTCAAGTACTTCCTGCTGGGAGCCTTCGCGTCCGCGTTCACCCTGTTCGGCATCGCCCTGCTCTACGGCTACGCGGGCTCCGTGTCGTACGGCACGATCGCGCGGGTCGTCGACGGCACCGTCGCGGAGGTCACCCCGGCCCTCGCGAACACCATGGGCAACGACGCGCTGCTGCTCGTCGGCGCCGCACTGATCGTCATGGGCCTGCTGTTCAAGGTGGGCGCGGTGCCGTTCCACATGTGGACCCCGGACGTCTACCAGGGCGCCCCGACACCGGTCACCGGCTTCATGGCCGCGGCGACGAAGGTGGCCGCGTTCGGCGCGCTGCTGCGCATCCTGTACGTCGTGCTGCCGGGGCTGCGCTGGGACTGGCGGCCGGTCATGTGGGGCGTGGCGATCGTCACCATGCTGGGCGGCGCGATCATCGCGATCACCCAGACCGACATCAAGCGGCTGCTGGCGTACTCGTCGATCGCGCACGCCGGGTTCATCCTGGCCGGTGTCATCGCGACCACGCCGGACGGGGTGTCGTCCGTCCTCTTCTACCTGGGCGCCTACTCGTTCGTGACGATCGGCGCGTTCGCGGTGGTGACGCTGGTGCGCGACGCCGGCGGCGAGGCGACGCACCTGTCGAAGTGGGCCGGTCTGGGCCGCCGCTCGCCGCTGGTCGCGGCGGTCTTCGCGGTGTTCCTGCTGGCCTTCGCGGGCATCCCGCTGACCTCCGGGTTCGCCGGGAAGTTCGCCGTGTTCAAGGCGGCGGCCGAGGGCGGGGCGGCCCCGCTGGTCGTGGTCGGTGTGATCTCGTCCGCGATCGCCGCGTTCTTCTACATCCGGGTCATCGTGCTGATGTTCTTCAGCGAGCCGAGGCCCGAGGGACCGACGGTCGCGGTGCCGTCCCCGCTGACGATGACGGCGATCGGCGTCGGCGTGGCGGTCACCCTGGTCCTCGGCGTGGCGCCCCAGTACTTCCTGGACCTGGCGAGCCAGGCGGGCGTCTTCGTGCGCTGA
- the recQ gene encoding DNA helicase RecQ has translation MGATGVISEMPAVTEADRTGDSEALAALHRVFGYDSFRGEQEAVIDHVVAGGDAVVLMPTGGGKSLCYQIPSLVRPGTGVVVSPLIALMQDQVDALRALGVRAGFINSTQDFDERRVMEAQYAAGELDLLYLAPERLRLDATLDLLSRGKISVFAIDEAHCVSQWGHDFRPDYLSLSLLGERWPDVPRIALTATATRATHQEITQRLGMPDARHFVASFDRPNIQYRIVPKADPKKQLLSFLREEHSGDAGIVYCLSRKSVEATAEFLSRNGIEAVPYHAGLDAATRAAHQSRFLREEGLVVVATIAFGMGIDKPDVRFVAHLDLPKSVEGYYQETGRAGRDGLPSTAWMAYGLNDVIQQRKMIQLGEGDEAFRRRAAAHLDSMLALCETVQCRRGQLLAYFGQDPEAGACGNCDTCLTPPETWDGTVAAQKVLSTIVRLQRERGQKFGALQIVDILLGRRTAKVIQFDHDQLSVFGIGEELTEGEWRGVIRQLLAQGLLAVEGEYGTLVLTEASGSVLRREREVPLRKEPKKPASTRSGSGSGRGDRKAKSPAAELPQELVPAFEALRAWRAEQAKEQGVPAYVIFHDATLREIATVWPTSVAELGGISGVGEKKRATYGEGVVEVLAGLTAPGATEAAPQSASDSASDSAPRSVDRPAADDFDWAQEEPEPDGWE, from the coding sequence ATGGGTGCGACGGGCGTGATCAGCGAGATGCCAGCGGTGACCGAGGCGGACCGGACAGGCGACAGCGAGGCGCTGGCGGCGCTCCACCGCGTCTTCGGATACGACTCCTTCCGGGGTGAGCAGGAAGCCGTCATCGACCATGTCGTGGCCGGCGGCGACGCGGTCGTGCTCATGCCGACCGGCGGCGGCAAGTCCCTCTGCTACCAGATCCCCTCCCTGGTCAGACCGGGCACGGGCGTGGTCGTCTCCCCGCTGATCGCCCTCATGCAGGACCAGGTGGACGCGCTGCGGGCGCTCGGCGTGCGCGCCGGGTTCATCAACTCCACACAGGACTTCGACGAGCGCCGGGTCATGGAGGCGCAGTACGCGGCGGGGGAGCTGGACCTGCTCTACCTGGCCCCCGAGCGTCTGCGGCTCGACGCGACGCTGGATCTGCTCTCCCGGGGCAAGATCTCGGTGTTCGCCATCGACGAGGCGCACTGCGTCTCGCAGTGGGGCCATGACTTCCGCCCCGACTACCTCTCCCTGTCCCTGCTGGGCGAGCGCTGGCCGGACGTGCCCCGGATCGCCCTGACGGCGACCGCCACCCGGGCCACCCACCAGGAGATCACCCAGCGGCTGGGCATGCCGGACGCCCGGCACTTCGTCGCCAGCTTCGACCGGCCCAACATCCAGTACCGGATCGTGCCGAAGGCCGACCCGAAGAAGCAGCTGCTGAGCTTCCTGCGCGAGGAGCACTCCGGCGACGCGGGCATCGTGTACTGCCTGTCCCGGAAGTCGGTCGAGGCGACCGCCGAGTTCCTCTCACGCAACGGCATCGAGGCGGTCCCGTACCACGCGGGCCTCGACGCGGCGACGCGCGCGGCCCACCAGTCCCGGTTCCTGCGCGAGGAGGGCCTGGTCGTGGTGGCGACCATCGCCTTCGGCATGGGCATCGACAAGCCGGACGTACGGTTCGTCGCCCACCTCGACCTGCCCAAGTCCGTCGAGGGCTACTACCAGGAGACCGGCCGCGCCGGGCGTGACGGCCTGCCCTCCACGGCCTGGATGGCCTACGGCCTCAACGACGTCATCCAGCAGCGCAAGATGATCCAGCTGGGCGAGGGCGACGAGGCGTTCCGGCGCCGGGCGGCCGCCCACCTCGACTCCATGCTGGCGCTGTGCGAGACGGTCCAGTGCCGGCGCGGCCAGCTGCTCGCCTACTTCGGCCAGGACCCCGAGGCGGGCGCCTGCGGGAACTGCGACACCTGTCTGACGCCACCCGAGACCTGGGACGGCACCGTGGCCGCGCAGAAGGTGCTGTCGACGATCGTGCGACTGCAGCGCGAGCGGGGGCAGAAGTTCGGCGCGCTGCAGATCGTCGACATCCTGCTGGGGCGGCGCACCGCCAAGGTGATCCAGTTCGACCACGACCAGCTCTCCGTGTTCGGCATCGGCGAGGAGCTGACCGAGGGCGAGTGGCGGGGCGTCATCCGCCAGCTGCTGGCCCAGGGCTTGCTCGCCGTCGAGGGCGAGTACGGCACGCTCGTGCTGACGGAGGCCAGCGGCTCGGTGCTGCGGCGGGAGCGGGAGGTGCCGCTGCGCAAGGAGCCGAAGAAACCGGCGTCCACGCGGTCGGGCTCCGGTTCCGGACGTGGCGACCGCAAGGCCAAGAGCCCCGCCGCCGAGCTGCCGCAGGAGCTGGTGCCGGCCTTCGAGGCCCTGCGCGCCTGGCGCGCCGAACAGGCGAAGGAACAGGGCGTCCCGGCGTACGTCATCTTCCACGACGCCACGCTGCGCGAGATCGCCACGGTGTGGCCCACCTCGGTGGCCGAGCTGGGCGGGATCAGCGGCGTCGGCGAGAAGAAGCGGGCGACGTACGGGGAAGGGGTGGTCGAGGTGCTGGCGGGGCTGACGGCGCCTGGAGCCACCGAGGCCGCTCCGCAGTCCGCTTCGGATTCCGCATCGGACTCCGCACCGCGGTCCGTGGACCGGCCCGCGGCGGACGACTTCGACTGGGCGCAGGAGGAGCCGGAGCCCGACGGCTGGGAGTGA